The following proteins are co-located in the Polymorphospora rubra genome:
- a CDS encoding helix-turn-helix transcriptional regulator, whose translation MEPVGLILQASEPLSHAGLASFLRSCPEVELLPIDDRAGAKVLVFACEQLTVDVVAMLRRSAAETGLPVVLVLREITESELLTAVECRVVAILPRAAVTGERLVHSVLAAANGGGVMPPNLVGELLKHIERLQREVLAPNGLNASGLTPREVDVLRLMADGLDTNEIAGKLCYSERTVKNVIYGVTHRLKLRNRSHAVAYALRAGLI comes from the coding sequence GTGGAACCGGTAGGGCTGATCCTGCAGGCATCAGAACCGCTCAGCCACGCGGGACTCGCCAGCTTCCTGCGAAGCTGCCCGGAGGTCGAGTTGCTGCCCATCGACGACCGGGCCGGGGCGAAGGTGCTCGTCTTCGCCTGCGAGCAGCTCACGGTGGACGTGGTGGCGATGCTGCGCCGCTCGGCCGCGGAGACCGGCCTGCCGGTGGTCCTGGTGCTCCGCGAGATCACCGAGAGCGAGTTGCTGACCGCGGTGGAGTGCCGGGTGGTCGCCATCCTGCCGCGTGCGGCGGTCACCGGCGAGCGGCTGGTGCACAGCGTGCTGGCGGCGGCCAACGGCGGCGGGGTCATGCCGCCGAACCTGGTCGGGGAACTGCTCAAGCACATCGAGCGGCTGCAACGCGAGGTGCTCGCTCCGAACGGCCTCAACGCCTCCGGGCTGACCCCGCGCGAGGTCGACGTGCTGCGGCTGATGGCCGACGGGCTCGACACCAACGAGATCGCCGGCAAGCTCTGCTACTCCGAGCGGACCGTCAAGAACGTCATCTACGGCGTCACCCACCGGCTCAAGCTGCGTAACCGTTCGCACGCCGTCGCCTACGCGCTCCGGGCCGGCCTGATCTGA
- a CDS encoding MSMEG_1061 family FMN-dependent PPOX-type flavoprotein — MTPALASSAFDALRVDAVPDQETLRRTYELPTDMAVRKQMTELTEQTRRLIGCSSLVFVASMDAEGNCDVSPRGGPAGFVAVLDSRTVAIPDATGNKRLDTLQNVIATGRAGLLFVIPGRTTTLRVNGRACVSTRPDLLSQLTAVGKPPASALVLGIEEVYPHCPKSLLRSGAWKPDQWLPADAQPTSAEVTLTQLRMPELTIADIEQAEADSLKYRYE; from the coding sequence ATGACACCAGCCCTTGCCAGCAGTGCCTTCGACGCGCTGCGCGTCGACGCCGTGCCCGACCAGGAGACGCTGCGACGGACCTACGAACTTCCCACCGACATGGCCGTGCGGAAGCAGATGACCGAACTCACCGAGCAGACCCGGCGGTTGATCGGCTGCTCATCGCTGGTCTTCGTCGCCAGCATGGACGCCGAGGGTAACTGTGACGTCTCCCCGCGCGGCGGCCCCGCCGGTTTCGTCGCCGTCCTGGACTCACGGACGGTGGCGATCCCCGACGCGACCGGCAACAAGCGTCTGGACACCCTGCAGAACGTGATCGCCACCGGACGGGCCGGGCTGCTGTTCGTCATCCCGGGGCGCACCACGACGCTCAGGGTGAACGGCCGGGCCTGCGTCTCCACCCGCCCCGACCTGTTGTCGCAGCTGACCGCCGTGGGCAAGCCGCCGGCCAGTGCGCTGGTGCTGGGGATCGAGGAGGTCTACCCGCACTGCCCCAAATCGCTGCTGCGCAGCGGCGCCTGGAAGCCGGATCAGTGGCTGCCGGCGGACGCCCAGCCGACCTCGGCCGAGGTGACCCTGACCCAGCTGCGGATGCCGGAGCTGACCATCGCCGACATCGAGCAGGCGGAGGCGGACTCGCTGAAGTACCGGTACGAGTAA
- a CDS encoding flavodoxin family protein, which yields MKIVALSCTQKRLPSLTDALLEAAISGVVREVGEAEIQRIRLIDHRIAMCEGEDTCLDPEVGRCTLDDDFAHVVDLAEGAQAMLLAMPVYAGNVPAVLKIFQERLKSFMNATHRPFGNLLVGTIVHSRTMLTEPALASLFPWYLRLRNRNVASACFTQNDHQDLTRTAALDLCVAVGRQLGMTLDVTRSPAVNRTALPLVQSPARARCGDPAASSPST from the coding sequence ATGAAGATCGTTGCGTTGTCCTGTACCCAGAAGCGTCTCCCGTCACTGACCGACGCGCTGCTCGAGGCGGCGATCAGCGGCGTCGTCCGGGAGGTCGGTGAGGCGGAGATCCAGCGGATTCGGTTGATCGACCATCGCATCGCGATGTGCGAAGGCGAGGACACCTGCCTTGATCCGGAGGTGGGCCGATGCACGCTCGACGACGACTTCGCGCATGTCGTCGACCTGGCCGAGGGGGCGCAGGCGATGCTGCTCGCCATGCCGGTGTACGCGGGAAACGTACCCGCGGTGCTGAAGATCTTTCAGGAGCGCCTGAAGAGCTTCATGAACGCAACGCATCGCCCCTTCGGCAACCTGTTGGTGGGGACGATCGTGCATTCGCGCACGATGCTGACCGAGCCCGCGCTCGCATCGTTGTTCCCGTGGTACCTGCGCCTGCGGAACAGGAACGTGGCGTCGGCCTGCTTCACGCAGAACGATCATCAGGACCTGACCCGCACCGCGGCGCTCGACCTGTGTGTGGCCGTGGGCCGGCAACTCGGCATGACGCTCGACGTCACCCGGTCGCCGGCCGTCAACCGTACGGCACTGCCGTTGGTTCAGTCGCCGGCTCGTGCGCGGTGCGGTGACCCGGCCGCGTCCTCGCCGTCCACGTGA
- a CDS encoding carboxymuconolactone decarboxylase family protein, giving the protein MNQPSARRERGEAMFQQVFGREPRPGSYPEFLQITVDHLFGEIWTRPHLSVEERELVALTAVTLARTDWELRGHIGAALHLGMSREKIVEVIIQLAYYGGWPVANNGLRVAQEVFAELDGATGRDADHDR; this is encoded by the coding sequence ATGAATCAGCCGTCTGCCCGGCGTGAGCGGGGTGAGGCCATGTTCCAGCAGGTCTTCGGCCGCGAACCGCGCCCGGGTTCCTACCCGGAGTTCCTGCAGATCACCGTCGACCACCTGTTCGGCGAGATCTGGACCCGTCCGCACCTGAGCGTCGAGGAGCGCGAACTGGTCGCGCTGACCGCGGTCACGCTGGCGCGGACCGACTGGGAGCTGCGCGGCCACATCGGCGCCGCCCTGCACCTCGGGATGTCGCGGGAGAAGATCGTCGAAGTCATCATCCAACTCGCCTACTACGGCGGCTGGCCGGTCGCCAACAACGGGCTACGCGTCGCCCAGGAGGTCTTCGCCGAACTGGACGGCGCCACCGGGAGGGACGCGGACCATGACCGGTGA
- a CDS encoding MFS transporter, which yields MTAAGTGSVPPVAAAHPSLPREVYVLSVVGGCVMLGLGLVLPVLPVYAATFGAGPTQIGTLVAVFALMRLATSPFCGRLGVRFGERRVLVAGLLLCAVSSALTAFAGSYGQLLVFRGLGGVGSVLFSVSALATLLAIAPAEHRGRASAVFEAGFLLGGICGPAVGGLLALIALSAPFLAYAVLLLAAAALALAVLRTGRTAGAEPGRDLVRLPVLLRDRRYLVACLAALAQGWVLFGLRSALVPTMVVAWRHDVTWVGWAFTISAVVQALLIMPAGRVVDRAGRRFAMIAGTGVAAVAITALVFVDSYAWLVVLLSVYAAGSALLNAAPAALIGDVVAGRTGSGVAVFSMCTDVGAVVGPVVVGLIAERVGVPAAFGSGAVLLVVAFVASWTLTTVRPTPRS from the coding sequence GTGACGGCGGCCGGCACTGGCAGCGTCCCACCCGTTGCCGCCGCCCACCCGAGTCTCCCCCGTGAGGTCTACGTCCTCAGTGTCGTCGGTGGCTGCGTCATGCTGGGCCTGGGACTGGTGCTCCCGGTGCTCCCCGTGTACGCGGCGACGTTCGGGGCCGGGCCCACCCAGATCGGAACGCTCGTCGCCGTGTTCGCGTTGATGCGGCTGGCCACCAGTCCGTTCTGCGGCCGGCTCGGAGTTCGTTTCGGGGAGCGGCGGGTCCTGGTCGCCGGCCTGCTGCTGTGTGCGGTCTCCTCGGCCCTGACGGCGTTCGCCGGGTCCTACGGGCAGTTGCTCGTGTTCCGCGGCCTCGGCGGTGTCGGTTCGGTGCTGTTCTCGGTGTCCGCGCTGGCGACCCTCCTGGCGATCGCGCCGGCCGAGCACCGGGGCCGGGCCAGCGCCGTGTTCGAAGCAGGCTTCCTGCTCGGCGGGATCTGCGGACCAGCGGTGGGCGGGCTCCTCGCTCTCATCGCCCTGTCCGCGCCGTTCCTGGCGTACGCCGTGCTGTTGCTGGCCGCCGCGGCGCTGGCGCTGGCGGTGCTCCGCACCGGCCGAACTGCCGGCGCAGAGCCTGGCCGCGACCTGGTCCGGCTCCCGGTCCTGCTGCGGGACCGACGCTACCTGGTGGCCTGCCTCGCGGCGTTGGCGCAGGGCTGGGTCCTGTTCGGGCTGCGCAGCGCACTGGTCCCCACGATGGTCGTGGCGTGGCGGCATGACGTCACGTGGGTCGGGTGGGCGTTCACGATATCCGCCGTCGTTCAGGCGCTGCTGATCATGCCGGCCGGCCGGGTCGTCGATCGGGCCGGCCGCCGGTTCGCCATGATCGCCGGCACCGGTGTGGCCGCGGTGGCGATCACAGCCCTGGTGTTCGTGGACAGCTACGCCTGGCTCGTCGTCCTGCTCAGTGTGTACGCGGCGGGATCAGCGCTGCTCAACGCCGCACCGGCCGCGCTGATCGGTGACGTCGTCGCCGGCCGGACCGGCAGCGGCGTCGCCGTCTTCTCGATGTGCACCGATGTCGGCGCGGTGGTCGGACCGGTCGTCGTCGGGCTCATCGCCGAGCGGGTGGGTGTTCCGGCCGCCTTCGGCAGCGGCGCCGTGCTGCTGGTCGTCGCCTTCGTGGCGTCGTGGACGTTGACAACCGTTCGGCCAACACCAAGGAGTTGA
- a CDS encoding aromatic-ring-hydroxylating dioxygenase subunit beta, giving the protein MTTELTVDETARVRLWHRVSQFLFREARLLDEWRLREWYDEMLTDDVRYSMPATDVRAETAGALGLIDDDAARLRQRIEQLLNDEVWCENPRSRTNRMISNVEILADRGTHLDVAANVVVHRFGHGRSDAYVGKYRFELVVEGESFRLRKRVVVLDHETLYEHGKLSIIL; this is encoded by the coding sequence ATGACCACCGAGCTGACGGTCGACGAAACGGCCCGGGTGCGGTTGTGGCACCGGGTGAGCCAGTTCCTTTTCCGTGAGGCGCGGCTGCTCGACGAGTGGCGCCTGCGCGAGTGGTACGACGAGATGCTGACCGACGACGTCCGCTACTCCATGCCGGCCACCGACGTCCGCGCGGAGACGGCCGGTGCGCTCGGGCTCATCGACGACGACGCTGCCCGGCTACGCCAGCGGATCGAACAACTCCTCAACGACGAGGTGTGGTGTGAGAACCCCCGGTCGCGGACGAATCGGATGATCAGCAACGTGGAGATCCTGGCCGATCGGGGCACGCACCTCGACGTGGCGGCGAATGTCGTCGTGCACCGGTTCGGGCACGGACGCTCCGACGCCTACGTCGGAAAATACCGGTTCGAGCTCGTCGTCGAGGGCGAGTCGTTCCGGCTCCGGAAACGGGTCGTGGTGCTCGACCACGAGACGTTGTACGAGCACGGAAAGCTCAGCATCATCCTGTGA
- a CDS encoding aromatic ring-hydroxylating oxygenase subunit alpha, protein MTIELRRPVGDPIVIDDLERLSFRVDRRAYTDDDLAAQEMTRIFDRCWLYVGHESEVPGPGSYVARDVGGRPVVMARGSDGVIRVFANSCTHRGALICSQPAGQARSFRCPYHDWTFSNQGDLVGVPIPDGYGPGFRKADFGLAQHRSDSYRGFVFVTFDPEQPRTLTEYLAGATEYLDLIDDQSEVGMEVIQGAQLHGARANWKLMMENSVDIYHFRALHKRYVSYMESLGSVPPRRRGGFGRALGLGHGANELPPAAARPLAYWTPMFGAEVRPRIEATAARFVDRFGAERAERITGTNRALLIFPNLMIIDAIAITIRKIDPVGAGRMAITSVALAPRDEDPDIRELRKSHYLTFLGPAGFATPDDIEIIESCQRGYLNRTVRYSDLSRGMNKEIPETTDELPAREFWRQWDRLMHGDDGHLDVAHRAEMQGAEPR, encoded by the coding sequence GTGACGATCGAACTGCGGCGGCCGGTGGGCGACCCGATCGTGATCGATGATCTTGAGCGCCTCTCGTTCCGGGTGGATCGCCGCGCCTACACCGACGACGACCTGGCCGCGCAGGAGATGACCAGGATCTTCGATCGCTGCTGGTTGTACGTCGGGCACGAATCGGAGGTACCCGGGCCGGGCTCCTACGTGGCACGCGACGTCGGCGGGCGCCCGGTGGTCATGGCGCGCGGGTCCGACGGGGTGATCCGGGTGTTCGCGAACAGCTGCACCCACCGCGGGGCCCTGATCTGCTCGCAGCCGGCCGGGCAGGCCAGATCGTTCCGGTGCCCGTACCACGACTGGACGTTCTCCAACCAGGGCGACCTGGTCGGGGTCCCGATCCCGGACGGATACGGGCCAGGCTTCCGGAAGGCGGACTTCGGCCTGGCGCAGCACCGCAGTGACAGTTACCGCGGTTTCGTGTTCGTCACCTTCGATCCCGAGCAGCCGCGCACCCTGACCGAATACCTGGCGGGTGCGACGGAGTACCTCGACCTGATCGACGACCAGTCCGAGGTCGGGATGGAGGTGATCCAAGGTGCGCAACTCCACGGAGCCCGGGCCAACTGGAAGCTCATGATGGAGAACAGCGTCGACATCTACCACTTCCGGGCCCTGCACAAGCGTTACGTCAGCTACATGGAGTCGCTGGGGTCGGTGCCACCACGACGGCGAGGCGGCTTCGGCCGCGCCCTCGGACTGGGGCATGGAGCCAACGAGCTGCCACCGGCGGCGGCCCGCCCGCTCGCCTACTGGACGCCGATGTTCGGTGCCGAGGTCCGGCCGCGGATCGAGGCGACGGCCGCACGGTTCGTCGACCGGTTCGGCGCCGAACGCGCCGAACGGATCACCGGCACCAACCGTGCGCTGCTGATCTTCCCCAACTTGATGATCATCGACGCGATCGCGATCACGATCCGCAAGATCGACCCGGTCGGCGCCGGCCGGATGGCCATCACCTCGGTCGCCCTGGCCCCCAGGGACGAGGACCCGGACATCCGGGAACTGCGCAAGAGTCACTACCTGACGTTCCTCGGCCCCGCCGGCTTCGCCACCCCCGACGACATCGAGATCATCGAGTCGTGCCAGCGGGGTTATCTCAACCGCACGGTCCGCTACTCGGATCTGTCCCGCGGCATGAACAAGGAGATTCCGGAGACGACCGACGAGCTTCCCGCCCGCGAGTTCTGGCGGCAGTGGGACCGGCTGATGCACGGCGACGACGGTCACCTCGACGTCGCCCACCGGGCCGAGATGCAAGGGGCGGAACCACGATGA
- a CDS encoding glycosyltransferase — protein MRVALLTTTQHGHLNPYVPVVNALRTAGSEVVLLLLSADGGTLDEQRRRALGKAQVHGIGQVEMAPWSGDPAKIGPMLESSPVADQTADALRATAPDFVLVDSLPVTASAMVGAQASGVPYGMIWANLGGVCPSEHRRGRWPYDEQVGDYLTRHGVLWSTRTHSARSPILNLMPTIPALVGDDAVTDDGVQLVGLPGAAGTRGDEVAFAGLDRLDPDRPVVYVSFGTIFYRRPDLLRTVIIGAAATGAQVVAAVGDLAEELALPDEVLTAPYLPQREVLERADVFITHGGYNSVAESIRAATPMLVIPLAVDQPVQAHFVGSAGFGTALEPAGVTEQAVADAVTDLLDPARDYRARLRAAQPECGDSAVRAAELVIGTAETLQRKGEQ, from the coding sequence ATGCGCGTCGCCCTCCTCACCACGACTCAGCATGGGCACCTGAACCCGTATGTTCCGGTGGTCAACGCGCTGCGAACTGCCGGCAGTGAGGTTGTGCTGCTGCTGTTGTCGGCGGACGGTGGCACGCTCGACGAGCAGCGCCGCCGGGCCTTGGGCAAGGCGCAGGTCCACGGGATCGGGCAGGTCGAGATGGCGCCGTGGAGCGGCGACCCGGCGAAGATCGGCCCGATGCTCGAGTCGTCGCCGGTGGCAGACCAGACAGCTGACGCGCTCCGTGCGACGGCGCCGGACTTCGTGCTCGTCGATTCGCTGCCGGTCACGGCGTCGGCCATGGTCGGCGCACAGGCGTCCGGCGTGCCGTACGGGATGATCTGGGCCAACCTGGGTGGAGTATGCCCGAGCGAGCATCGTCGGGGTCGCTGGCCGTACGACGAGCAGGTCGGCGACTATCTGACCAGGCACGGGGTGTTGTGGTCGACCCGGACCCACTCGGCGCGTTCGCCGATTCTCAATCTGATGCCGACGATTCCGGCTCTCGTCGGGGACGACGCGGTCACCGACGACGGTGTGCAGCTGGTCGGGTTGCCGGGTGCCGCCGGGACCCGCGGCGACGAGGTCGCCTTCGCGGGCCTGGATCGGCTCGACCCCGACCGCCCGGTGGTGTACGTCTCCTTCGGCACGATCTTCTACCGGCGGCCGGACCTGCTGCGCACGGTGATCATCGGGGCGGCGGCGACCGGCGCACAGGTGGTCGCCGCGGTGGGAGATCTCGCCGAGGAACTCGCGCTGCCCGACGAGGTGCTCACCGCCCCGTATCTGCCGCAACGTGAGGTGCTCGAGCGCGCCGACGTGTTCATCACCCACGGCGGATACAACTCCGTGGCGGAGTCGATCCGGGCGGCGACACCGATGCTGGTGATCCCGCTGGCCGTGGACCAGCCGGTCCAGGCGCACTTCGTGGGTAGCGCGGGCTTCGGGACGGCATTGGAGCCGGCCGGCGTCACCGAGCAGGCGGTCGCCGACGCCGTCACCGATCTGCTCGATCCCGCCCGGGACTACCGGGCCCGGCTGCGCGCCGCGCAGCCGGAGTGCGGCGATTCCGCCGTACGCGCGGCCGAGCTGGTCATCGGCACGGCCGAGACGCTACAGCGAAAGGGTGAGCAGTGA